In Eriocheir sinensis breed Jianghai 21 chromosome 10, ASM2467909v1, whole genome shotgun sequence, the following proteins share a genomic window:
- the LOC126996367 gene encoding adhesive plaque matrix protein-like codes for MDVRAQPQGDAHEDRLVGQKEAKDLDRVGCSQSCPVSLKYSQSSPVSLRCSPSSPVSLRCYQSSHVSLKCSQSSPVFLRCSQSSPVFLRCSPVKPSVPQVFPVKTSVPQVFPVKPSVPQVFPVNPSVPQVFPVKPSVPEVQASVPEVFPIMSVFLRVFPVRPSVLQVFPVKPSVPQVFPDKPSVHQVFTVKSSVPEVFPVKHSVPQVFPAKPNVHQVFPVRCSQSRPVFLRCSQSSPVFPVKLSVPEVFPVRSSVPQVFPVKPSVPQVFPFNPSVPQVFPSQVFPVKSSVPQVFPVQLNVPEVFPVKPSAPQVFPVKPNVPEVFPVFPVMFSVPEVFPVMSSVPQVFPVKPVSLMGSQSSPVSLRCSNHVFTVKSSVPEVFPVKRSVPQVFPANLMSTRCSQLSLVSLRCFQSSLVFPVKPSVLRCPVKSSIPQVFQSSQCSSGVLVKPSVLQVFPVKPVSLRFSVKPSVPQVFPVKSSVPQVFPSPSVPSQSSVPLVFPVEPSVPEGFPVSPLSLRRSHSSPVSLEVFPVKSVSFRSSQSSPVSLRCSPVKASVPEVFSQAQCPSGILSQAQCP; via the exons GTGTTCCCAGTCATGTCCAGTGTCCCTCAAGTATTCCCAGTCAAGCCCAGTGTCCCTCAGGTGTTCCCCGTCAAGCCCAGTGTCCCTCAGGTGTTACCAGTCAAGCCACGTGTCCCTCAAGTGTTCCCAGTCAAGCCCAGTGTtcctcaggtgttcccagtcaagccCAGTGTTCCTCAGGTGTTCCCCAGTCAAGCCCAGTGTtcctcaggtgttcccagtcaagACCAGTGTtcctcag gtgttcccagtGAAGCCCAGTGTTCCTCAGGTGTTCCCGGTCAACCCCAGTgtccctcaggtgttcccagtcaagccCAGTGTCCCTGAAGT TCAAGCCAGTGTCCCTGAGGTGTTCCCAATCATGTCAGTGTTCCTCAGAGTGTTCCCAGTCAGACCCAGTGTCCTTCAAGTGTTCCCAGTCAAGCCTAGTgtccctcaggtgttcccagACAAACCTAGTGTCCATCAGGTGTTCACAGTCAAGTCTAGTGTCCCTGAGGTGTTCCCAGTCAAGCACAGTgtccctcaggtgttcccagCCAAGCCTAATGTCCACCAGGTGTTCCCAGTTAG gtgttcccagtcaagACCAGTGTtcctcaggtgttcccagtcaagccCAGTGTTCCCAGTCAAGCTCAGTGTCCCTGAAGTGTTCCCAGTTAGGTCCAGTgtccctcaggtgttcccagtTAAGCCCAGTGTTCCTCAGGTGTTCCCGTTCAACCCCAGTGTCCCTCAGGTGTTCCCCAGTCAA gtgttcccagtcaagTCCAGTGTCCCTCAGGTGTTTCCAGTCCAGCTCAATGTCCCAGAAGTGTTCCCAGTCAAGCCCAGTGCccctcaggtgttcccagtcaagccCAATGTCCCTGAGGTGTTCCCA gtgttcccagtcatGTTCAGTGTCCCTGAGGTGTTCCCAGTCATGTCCAGTGTtcctcaggtgttcccagtcaaACCAGTGTCCCTCATGGGTTCCCAGTCAAGCCCAGTGTCCCTGAGGTGTTCCAATCAT GTGTTCACAGTCAAGTCTAGTGTCCCTGAGGTGTTCCCAGTCAAGCGCAGTgtccctcaggtgttcccagCCAACCTAATGTCCACCAGGTGTTCCCAGTTAAGTCTAGTGTCCCTCAGGTGTTTCCAGTCAAGCCTA gtgttcccagtcaagccCAGTGTCCTCAGGTGTCCAGTCAAGTCCAGTATCCCTCAGGTGTTCCAGTCAAGTCAGTGTTCCTCAGGTGTTCTAGTCAAGCCTAGTGTCCTTCAGGTGTTCCCAGTCAAACCAGTGTCCCTCAGGTTCTCAGTCAAGCCTAGTGTCCCTCAAGTGTTCCCAGTCAAGTCCAGTGTCCCTCAGGTGTTCCCCAGTCCAA gtgttcccagtcagTCCAGTGTCCCTCTGGTGTTCCCAGTAGAGCCTAGTGTACCTGAGGGGTTCCCAGTCAGTCCACTGTCCCTCAGGCGTTCCCATTCAAGTCCAGTGTCCCTAGAGGTGTTCCCAGTCAAGTCAGTGTCCTTCAGGAGTTCCCAGTCAAGCCCAGTGTCCCTGAGGTGTTCCCCAGTCAAGGCCAGTGTCCCTGAGGTGTTTAGTCAAGCCCAGTGTCCCTCAGGAATTCTCAGTCAAGCCCAGTGTCCCTGA